TGCCGGCCGAGCCGACGGCGTCGCGAAACGGGCCGTAGTAGGCGGATGCATACTTGGCGGAGTAGGCGAGGATGCGGGTGTGGATGTGCCCCTCGGCCTCGAGCGCCGTTCGGATGGCGCCGATCCGCCCGTCCATCATGTCTGAAGGTGCGACGATGTCGGCACCGGCCTCGGCGTGCGAGACCGCCTGGCGCACCAGCACCTCGACCGTCTCGTCGTTCATGACGTAGCCGGTCTCGTCGATGAGGCCGTCCTGACCGTGCGTGGTGAAGGGGTCGAGCGCGACGTCGGTGATGATCCCGAGATCCGGCACCGCGGCCTTCAGCGCACGCACCGCGCGCTGCGCAAGACCGTCGGGGTTGAACGCCTCGCATGCGTCGAGCGACTTGACCTCCGGCGGGGTGACCGGGAAGAGCGCCATGGCCGGGATGCCGAGTCGCTGGACCTCGATCGCGTCTTCCACCAGGAGATCGATGCTCAGACGCTCGACCCCCGGCATAGAGGCGACCGCCTCGCGCTGCCCGGAGCCTTCCAACACGAAGACGGGATAGATGAGGTCGTCCGGTGTCAGGGTGGTCTCGCGCATCATCCGACGCGAGAAGGCGTCGCGACGCATCCGGCGCATGCGGGTGATGGGGAAGGCGGCACGATGGGTGTCACGATCGGGCATGGGATGGCCTCGGGGTCGGCTCCGGCGCGGCCGGGACCACCCCGGCGCTTAGGGCCGATACAATAGCTCAGGCGCTCGGATGGCTCCAGTGTGGCGGCCTGCTTCGATGCGGGCGGAGTGCTGTTCACGGGTGCATCGGAGTCATTGGCTGCATACATCGTCACGCTCGATGCCGAGATGGCCCGCGCCACCGCCGCATATCTCCAGGTTGGCGAGTATGCTTCACAGATCAAGACGACACGGGAGCCCGACTCATGTTCGCGGACAAGAAGACCCGCCCCAGTCTTTACGAGCAGCTTGAAGCCTTACCCGAAGGGTTGACGGGCGAGATCCTCAATGGCCAGCTCTACACTCAGCCGCGGCCGAGCGGTGCGCATGTCGTCACAGCGTCGGCCTTGGGTTACGAGCTGTTCGGCCCTTTTCAAAGAGGGCGCGGCGGCCCCGGAGGCGACTGGCGGGAGATCTCGTGGTGCGTGGGCGGCTTGCCGGTAGCGGTCGCGCCGTTCGATGCCGTGACGATCGACCTGAGCGATCTCTGGCCGCCGACCGAGCAGCTGTATTCTGGTCGGTGAAGGGTAGATGAGCCTAAACCGCGTCCAGAGCGAGACGCTCGTCTTCGATTGTGTTCGACGTTTGGTGCAGCCTTAACCGTTAGTGGGCGCGCGGTTCAAAATAATAAATTTTTCAGAATCTTAAACCGCGCCAGCTCCAGCGGTCGTCAAGTCTGCCGGGCTGATCCCATCCAAAAACACCCCATACCGCGCTGGGCGCGGTTTAAGCCTGGATGCCAACAGGCCGCGCGCGGCCGAGGACCATCATGCACCGTCGTCAACTTCCGATCGGGATCCAGACCTTTGCCAAGATTCGCGAAGCGGATCATTACTATGTCGACAAGACCGGGTTTATCCGGCGCTTGATCGAGGAGGGCAGTCAGTATTTCCTGTCGCGCCCGCGGCGCTTCGGTAAATCACTGCTGATCGATACGATCGCTGAGCTGTTCGCCGGCAACGAGCCCCTGTTTCGCGGGCTGCTGATCCATCCGCACTGGGATTGGACTGTCCGCTATCCGGTGATCCGCGTCAGTTTCGGCGGGGGTGTCGTGCGCAGCCGGGCGGAACTCGATGAGAAGATTCGAGAGCTGTTGGACGACAATGCCGGGCGGCTGAAGTTGACGGTCGAGGCGTCAACGCTGTCCGGGCGCTTAGGTCGATTGATCCAACAGGCCCATGCCGCAACCGGCCAGCGTGTGGTCGTGCTGGTGGACGAATACGACAAGCCGATCCTGGACAACTTAACCGATCGGGAAACCGCTAGCGCCATGCGCGACGGACTGCGCAATCTGTACTCGGTGATCAAGGACAACGACGCCCACATACGTTTTGCCTTTCTCACCGGGGTGAGCAAATTCAGCAAGGTCAGCATCTTCTCCGGGCTCAACAACCTGAAGGACATCACGGTCGACGCCCGTTACTCGGCGCTCTGCGGTTATACCGAAGAGGATGTCGACACCGTTTTCGCCCCTGAGCTGGACGGCCTGGACCGCGCACAGATCCGCGCCTGGTACAACGGCTACAACTGGACCGGGGAGGCGGTCTACAACCCCTTCGATCTGCTGCTTCTTTTCGATGCGCGCGAGTTCCGCACCTGGTGGTTCGAGACCGGCACGCCAACCTTCCTCGTTGATCTGCTGACCGAGCGAGGCTTCTTCACCCCCCGGCTTGCGCATCTGCGGGCCGACGAAGCTCTCCTGTCGGCCTTCGACGTCGATCATCTGACCCCCGAGGCGCTGTTATGGCAGACCGGCTATCTGACCTTTACCGGGTCGAGACGGCTCGGTGCCCGGCTCGAATACACCCTGGGGTATCCGAATCTGGAGGTCGAAAGTGCGCTCAACGACAGCCTGGCCAAGGCGCTGATCGGACAACCGGGCCAAGCGAGCGAGCTGGCGAGCCGGCTTTACGACGTGCTGGTGGCCGGCGACCTGGACGCCCTGCGCGCCCATGTGGAGAGCCTGTTCGCGGCGATCCCCCATCAGTGGCATACCGCCAACCCCATCGCGCGGTTCGAGGGCTACTACGCCAGCGTCTTCTACAGCCATCTCGCCGCGTTGGGCCTGGATCTCACGGCCGAGGACGCCACCCAGCTCGGTCGCATCGACTTGACGCTCAAGTTCAACGCCAGGATCTGGTTGTTTGAATTCAAGGTCGTCGAACTGGCGCCCGAGGGCCGGGCGCTGCAACAGCTCAAGGAGCGTGGCTACGCCGACAAATACCGCTCACGCTGCGAGCCGATCCACCTGATCGGGATCGAGTTCAGCCGGGAGCGTCGTACTCTGGTCGGCTTCGAGACGGAGACCCTATGAACCTGTTCAGCGTGGACAGTAGGCTGGTTGTCGATGTGCAAAAAAAAGCGCTTTAAACCGCGTCTCGCCGAGATCGAGGATATCTTCAAAACCAGACGCAACGTGAAAATGACACATTTCGCTCTGGTCGCGGTCTAGACCAGATCAACCGGCCAAGGGAGCCCGAGCCATGCACGCCAATCAGACGACTCGCCCCAGTCTGTACGACCAGCTTAAAGCCCTGCCCGAAGGGTTGACGGGCGAGATCCTCAATGGCCAGCTCTACACCCAGCCGCGCCCGAGCGGTGTGCATGTGGTCGCGGCGACGTCGTTGGCCGACGAGCTTGTGAGTCCGTTCCAGAAGGGTCGGGGAGGGCCCGGCGGCTGGTGGATCGCAGCGGAGCCGGAGTTGCACTTCATCCACGACACCGAGGTCGATGTCCCCGATCTGGCCGGCTGGCGTCGCAGCAGACTGCCGCGCATCCCGCAGGATCATCGGTTTACGGTCGTGCCCGATTGGATCTGCGAGATCCTCTCGCCGTCGACTGCAAGCAAGGATCGCGAGGTGAAAATGCCGATCTATGCTCACTTCGGGGTCACCTACGCCTGGTTGATCGATCCGCGGGCTCATACGCTGGAAGCCTACGCTCTGGACGGTGGCGCCTGGGGCGAGATCGGGCGGTTTGCGGGCGGTGCGCAGGTGTCGGTTGCGCCGTTCGAAGCGGTCACGATTGACCTGAGCGACCTGTGGGCGCCGACCGAGTAAACCGCGCCCGGTGCCGTATGCGTCATGTGTTGGAATGGCTTGGCCGCGCCAGCTCCGACGACTGTCGGAGCTGGCGCGGTTTAGCAGAACGAGAACGAAAGATCCGATATGGCCATCTCAATCGATCAGTCCCAGTACAGCGTGAATGTCGACCTCGAGAGCTTCCAGCGTGAGGTGATCGAAGCGTCCGCGGTCCGACCTGTCCTGGTGGACTTCTGGGCCGACTGGTGCGCGCCCTGTCATGCCTTGGCGCCGCACTTGGGGAGGGTCGTCGCGGATCTCGACGGGCGGATCGGGCTCGCCAAGATCGAGGTCGACGAGGGCGAGAACATGAAGCTCGCAGGTCAATACAAGCTGCGCGGCTTCCCGACCGTGATCCTCTTTTATCGGGGCGAGGAGCTGGCGCGTTTCAGCGGCGCGCGATCTCGCCACGAGATCCTCGACTGGTTGCGGATCCATCTTCCGGATGATCTTGCAGGACTGGCGGTGTCTTGAGTCGTGTCGGTCGAGCGTCGGTCCCGCGATGAGAGCTCTCGGTCGGCCTTTATGCTCGTCGAATCGGTCGCTGCCTTCGGAACCCCGGCCTTCCCGGAGGTCTTGAGGCGTGAGCTTCTAGCCCTGCAGGACGGGGTTCTGCCGATTGCGGGCGAGCACGGCGGCTTGATCGATCCCGAGACCCTCGGGTTGACCCTCCTGTCGAGTTGCGCGGACGCCGAGCGGATCGAGGTTGTCGTCGGGGTGTTCTTTACCGAAATCGTCGGCGGCTGCAGCTGCGGCGACGAGCCCTTCGAGGTGAACGGCTACACGGAGCTGAGGCTGCGGATCGAGCGGACGCATGGTGCGGCCGTGATCCTGCTTCAGGGGGATTGACCGGACATGTCGAATAGATCGGGATCCGGGGCAGGACGCCCCGGATCCCGACCCGGCTCCCGATCCCATCAGCCCGTTGCGGTGCGGATCCACTCCACGCGCGTGCGCATCACGCCGTAATAGACCACCGGGATGACGACCAGGGTCAAGAGGGTCGAGACGAACAGACCGAACAGCAGCGACACCGCGAGCCCCGAGAAGATCGGGTCATCCAGGATGAAGAGCGCCCCTGCCATGGCCGCGGCGGCGGTCAGTGCGATCGGCTTGGCGCGCACCACGGCCGAGTTGATGACGGCCTCCTCGAACCCTTTACCCTCGCGCACCTGCTGGTTGATGAAGTCGACCAACAGGATCGAGTTGCGCACGATGATGCCGGCGAGCGCGATCATGCCGATCATGGAGGTCGCCGTGAACTGTGCACCCAAGAGCGCATGGCCGGGCATGATGCCGATAATCGTCAGCGGGATCGGCGCCATGATCACCAGCGGCACCAGGTAACTGCGGAACTGGGCGACCACCAGCAGATAGATGAGGAGCAGTCCGACCCCGTAGGCGATGCCCATGTCGCGGAAGGTCTCGTAGGTCACCTGCCACTCGCCGTCCCACTTGAGGCTGTACTCGTAGGGGTTGGCCGGTTGCTGGATAAACCACTGCTCGAGGCCCTGCTCCTCGGCGAGGCGATCCGAGATCTCGAACATCCCGTAGAGCGGGCTGTCGGTCTCGCCGGCCATGTCGGCGGTGACATAGACCACGGGCATCAGATCCTTGTGGTAGATGCTGTGCGCACGCTCGGTCTCCTGGACCTCGACGATCTCGGAGAGCGGCACCAGTGCACCCGACATCGAGAGCACCCGCAACGCCAGCACCTGATCCAGATCGGCCTTGTCGGCCTCGCTGAGCTCCACACGGATCGGCACGGCATATTTCACGTTCTGACAGTGCTGATAGCTCATGTCCTCGCCGTCGAGGAGCGTGGACAGTGCTTGGGCGACCGTGCTTTGGGGCACACCCAGGCGCGATGCCTTGGTGCGATCCACGACCACGACCAGCTTGCGTGACGGATATTCGACCGAATCGTCGACATCGACGATGTCGGGCGTGGATTCAAAGATCTTGCGGACCTCGCGGGCGACGCGGATCTGTCCATCGTAGTCCAGCCCGTAGATCTCCGCGACCAGGGGCGAGAGCACCGGCGGACCGGGCGGGATCTCGACGATCTTGGCGTTGCCGCCGTAGCGCAAGGCGATCTCCTGCAGAGGGGCGCGCATGCCGGCGGCGATCGCGTGACTCTGGAGGTCGCGATGATGGCTGTCGACCAGGTTGACCTGGATGTCGCCCAGGTGTGCGCCCTCGCGCAAATAGTACTGGCGCACCAAGCCGTTGAAGTTGATCGGCGCGGCGGTGCCGGCATAGACCTGGAAATCGGTGACCTCGTCGACGCCGGCCAGAAAATCGCCCATCTCGCCCAGCACCCGCGCCGTTTGCTCCAGGCTGGTCCCTTCGGGCATGTCGAGCACGACCTGGAACTCGCTCTTGTTGTCGAAGGGCAGCATCTTGAGAATCACGACCCGGCTGGTGACGAGCGAGATCGAGCCCGCGATCAGAATCAGGATTCCGGCCAGCAGCAGCCAGCGGTTGAGGACCCCTTTGCGCCCGACCAGGAACGGCCCGATGACGGTGTGGAACAGGCTGCCGAGACGCCCGCCCGCATGGGCCGCATCCGGATCATCGCCGTGCTGCGCATGTCCGGCGCCCGCGGCGTGGCGCTTGCCGAGCATGGCGTTCGCCATCCAGGGCGTGAAGACGAAGGCAACGATCAGCGAGATCAGCATGCCCATTGAGGCGTTGATGGGGATCGGGCTCATGTAGGGCCCCATCAGTCCGCTGACGAAGGCCATCGGCAGCAGCGCGGCGATGACGGTGAAGGTCGCGAGGATGGTCGGTCCGCCGACCTCGTCGACTGCCTTGGGCATGAGGTCGAGCAGCTTGGCCTTGCTCATCGCCATGTGCCTGTGGATGTTTTCCACGACCACGATAGCGTCGTCGACCAGGATGCCGATGGAGAAGATCAGTGCGAAGAGCGAGACCCGATTGAGCGTAAAGCCCCAAGCCCAAGAGGCGAAAAGCGTCAGGGCCAGTGTCACGACCACGGCCGCGCCGACGATGATGGCCTCGCGCCAGCCGATCGCGAGCCAGACCAGCAGGACCACCGAGGCGGTCGCGAAGACCAGCTTGGTGATCAGCTTCTTCGCCTTGTAGTCGGCCGTGGCGCCGTAGTTGCGCGTGACCGTGACCTGGACGTTGTCCGGGATAAAGGTGCCTTCGAGCTGTGCGAAACGCTCGATGACCTGCTCGGCGACGGCGACGGCATTCACACCCTCCTGCTTGGCCACCGCGATCGTGACGGCCGGGGTGCTGCCGGACAGGTCGAGATCCGTGTGGACCGCGCCCGCGCCGGAACCCATCCGCACATAGGCTGCGGGTTGTTCGGGGCCGCGCTTCAGGGTCGCCACGTCGCTGAGGTAGACGGGTCGACCGCCGTGCAGGCCGACGACCAGCTGATGCAGCTCCTCCGGACAGGTGAGGAAGGTACCGGCCTGCACGAGGATCTCCTCGTTGTCGGCGGTCACCGTGAGGTTGTCCCTGATGACATTGCCGGCCTGCAGGGAACGGCGCAGGTCGCTCAGGTCGATTTGGTAGCCGGCAAGCGCTTGGGGGTCCAACAGCACGCGCACGATCTGGGACGGCGCGCCGACGGTGTAGACGTCGCGCGTGCCGGGGACGCGCTTGATCTCCTGCTCGAGCGCATGGGCGACCTGCCCCAGCTCGAAGGCGCCGACGTCCGGATCTTGGGACCAGAGCGTGGCGGTGATGATGGGAACATCGTCGATCCCTTTGGGTTTGACGATCGGGGTGCCGACACCCAGGTT
The sequence above is drawn from the Thiocapsa rosea genome and encodes:
- a CDS encoding ATP-binding protein: MHRRQLPIGIQTFAKIREADHYYVDKTGFIRRLIEEGSQYFLSRPRRFGKSLLIDTIAELFAGNEPLFRGLLIHPHWDWTVRYPVIRVSFGGGVVRSRAELDEKIRELLDDNAGRLKLTVEASTLSGRLGRLIQQAHAATGQRVVVLVDEYDKPILDNLTDRETASAMRDGLRNLYSVIKDNDAHIRFAFLTGVSKFSKVSIFSGLNNLKDITVDARYSALCGYTEEDVDTVFAPELDGLDRAQIRAWYNGYNWTGEAVYNPFDLLLLFDAREFRTWWFETGTPTFLVDLLTERGFFTPRLAHLRADEALLSAFDVDHLTPEALLWQTGYLTFTGSRRLGARLEYTLGYPNLEVESALNDSLAKALIGQPGQASELASRLYDVLVAGDLDALRAHVESLFAAIPHQWHTANPIARFEGYYASVFYSHLAALGLDLTAEDATQLGRIDLTLKFNARIWLFEFKVVELAPEGRALQQLKERGYADKYRSRCEPIHLIGIEFSRERRTLVGFETETL
- a CDS encoding thioredoxin family protein; translation: MAISIDQSQYSVNVDLESFQREVIEASAVRPVLVDFWADWCAPCHALAPHLGRVVADLDGRIGLAKIEVDEGENMKLAGQYKLRGFPTVILFYRGEELARFSGARSRHEILDWLRIHLPDDLAGLAVS
- a CDS encoding Uma2 family endonuclease, with amino-acid sequence MHANQTTRPSLYDQLKALPEGLTGEILNGQLYTQPRPSGVHVVAATSLADELVSPFQKGRGGPGGWWIAAEPELHFIHDTEVDVPDLAGWRRSRLPRIPQDHRFTVVPDWICEILSPSTASKDREVKMPIYAHFGVTYAWLIDPRAHTLEAYALDGGAWGEIGRFAGGAQVSVAPFEAVTIDLSDLWAPTE
- the hemB gene encoding porphobilinogen synthase → MPDRDTHRAAFPITRMRRMRRDAFSRRMMRETTLTPDDLIYPVFVLEGSGQREAVASMPGVERLSIDLLVEDAIEVQRLGIPAMALFPVTPPEVKSLDACEAFNPDGLAQRAVRALKAAVPDLGIITDVALDPFTTHGQDGLIDETGYVMNDETVEVLVRQAVSHAEAGADIVAPSDMMDGRIGAIRTALEAEGHIHTRILAYSAKYASAYYGPFRDAVGSAGNLGSGNKYNYQMDPANSDEALHEVALDLAEGADMVMIKPGMPYLDIVRRIKDQFGAPTFVYHVSGEYAMLKAASMNGWLDERAVVLEAMVSMKRAGADGILTYYAKDVARWLGR
- a CDS encoding efflux RND transporter permease subunit; the protein is MAEQLGISGSIARRFQNTEITPLLAVVGLLLGLFAILVTPREEEPQINVTFADIFIPFPGASASEVEHLVAGPAEQVFSEIKGIEHVFSVSRPGMAVVTVQYRVGEDNTDAVVRLFSKVLANQDWLPPNLGVGTPIVKPKGIDDVPIITATLWSQDPDVGAFELGQVAHALEQEIKRVPGTRDVYTVGAPSQIVRVLLDPQALAGYQIDLSDLRRSLQAGNVIRDNLTVTADNEEILVQAGTFLTCPEELHQLVVGLHGGRPVYLSDVATLKRGPEQPAAYVRMGSGAGAVHTDLDLSGSTPAVTIAVAKQEGVNAVAVAEQVIERFAQLEGTFIPDNVQVTVTRNYGATADYKAKKLITKLVFATASVVLLVWLAIGWREAIIVGAAVVVTLALTLFASWAWGFTLNRVSLFALIFSIGILVDDAIVVVENIHRHMAMSKAKLLDLMPKAVDEVGGPTILATFTVIAALLPMAFVSGLMGPYMSPIPINASMGMLISLIVAFVFTPWMANAMLGKRHAAGAGHAQHGDDPDAAHAGGRLGSLFHTVIGPFLVGRKGVLNRWLLLAGILILIAGSISLVTSRVVILKMLPFDNKSEFQVVLDMPEGTSLEQTARVLGEMGDFLAGVDEVTDFQVYAGTAAPINFNGLVRQYYLREGAHLGDIQVNLVDSHHRDLQSHAIAAGMRAPLQEIALRYGGNAKIVEIPPGPPVLSPLVAEIYGLDYDGQIRVAREVRKIFESTPDIVDVDDSVEYPSRKLVVVVDRTKASRLGVPQSTVAQALSTLLDGEDMSYQHCQNVKYAVPIRVELSEADKADLDQVLALRVLSMSGALVPLSEIVEVQETERAHSIYHKDLMPVVYVTADMAGETDSPLYGMFEISDRLAEEQGLEQWFIQQPANPYEYSLKWDGEWQVTYETFRDMGIAYGVGLLLIYLLVVAQFRSYLVPLVIMAPIPLTIIGIMPGHALLGAQFTATSMIGMIALAGIIVRNSILLVDFINQQVREGKGFEEAVINSAVVRAKPIALTAAAAMAGALFILDDPIFSGLAVSLLFGLFVSTLLTLVVIPVVYYGVMRTRVEWIRTATG
- a CDS encoding glucosamine--fructose-6-phosphate aminotransferase, producing the protein MLVESVAAFGTPAFPEVLRRELLALQDGVLPIAGEHGGLIDPETLGLTLLSSCADAERIEVVVGVFFTEIVGGCSCGDEPFEVNGYTELRLRIERTHGAAVILLQGD